CATCATTGTGGAAAGATGGATGGATATCAGCCTTGAAGGCATCATTAACACGCTGCCATTGTGAGCCGAGTTCAGGCGTAAACATCGTACCGTCTAACAAGTCTCCCCAATAGATGCATTGGAATGGCGCTAATGAAACGGTTACGCCCAAACGTTTTGCTCGCTGGAATTGATCTCCACGAGCAGCACCCAAGTGCTCAACACGCCAGCGATGATCAGTACCGATCAATTTATATTTATTCAGAGCGTACTCATAAGCATCCAACACCACATCAAAGCCTACGTCACCATTGTAGTGGAATGCCATTTGATAACCCATCGGCGCAAACTTATCTAACAGCCTGTCCAACTGCAGACGAGTGTAGTTCATGCCCTTCTCGCCCAATAGCCCAATAATCATCTGCGCATCCTTAGTGCGTTGATTTTCTAAGTATGGGAAGCTCAGCGCCACATTTCCGACCCATGGACTGCCATCAGCCCAGAGCTTGATACCATTTTTACGAACCATACTCGGATCAGGCCAAGTCACTTTAACGCCGGCATCAGAATCCACAGCCATGTGATACACGTGCATTCTTAAAGGGCTGTCGGGCACAGAAGTTAGTGCTGCATAAGCCTTGTACTGATTGGTGCTATAGGCATGCTCAGATGTTGCAGTAATGCCATTTTTCGCCATCAGGGCGTACCACTCCGCGCTAGAAGCAATGGGTTTGGAATGGCCTTCGGAATAAAATTGGACCGGCAACTGCCATTTCAGCGGCTACCTCATTCGCCAAACCATTTGATGTGCCATCAGGATTGCAACCAAAACTACCACCTACTGGATCAGCAGGTGGCTTACCGTCCTTCCAGCCCAATGCTTTGATGGTTCCTGAGTTGAAGTACACGATATGGCCTGAGTTATCAATCACAATAATCGGACGACCGCTCGGGGTTAATTTATCTAAAATATCTCTAGTTGGCGTTGGCGCCTGTTGCAACATGCGATCAACGCCGTTAAATACCAGCGGCACCCCGGGTTTTGCTTCTTTATCTGCTTGCAAAATCTTTGCTTGTACATCTGCCCAAGTTTTATAACCTACATACGGAGCAACCCAATATGCCGGTGCTTGGGTAGAGACTCCGGAAAGAATTGGGTGATTATGCGAATCAATAAAACCAGGCATTAAAATGCTGTAGTATCCAAGTCTTTTACTTTTGCGTTTGGTGCTGATGCTTGAACATCTTTGAGAGAACCGACAGCAGTAATTTTTTTAGTGGCGGTATCAAAAGCAATTGCTTCTGCGCGCGGATTCTTATCATCTATCGTAATGATGGTGGAAGCCTTGAGAATTTGAATTTCTGCTGAAGCGAAAAGCGGAACAGAACACATCACTAAAGTTGAAATAGATTTTGCAATCACATTGCATTTAAATTTATTCACAAGAGTCCTTGTAGGTAATGATTGGTAGTTGTTGGTTATCAATGCTCAGAAATTATGCCGCCCATGTATGAAATTCGTGTCACTTTCTATAGCCAATTGCGGGTCTGGAAAACCCTCTGAAAATCGACCAAAGCCTCGATTACCCTCCCCATGCTATTGCCCCATCTTGGGGCTAAATAACCTTGACTCTCATATGGCTTTAATATGAGGCACCCCTATAAATTCTTGCTTTAACCGTATGAAGATTAATCACCCCATTGAATCAGGCCTTACTCAAAAACTTGAGCAACAAAAGTAAAGGCATTAGCCTTTTTTCAGCAACGGTCCTAGGTATTGGGGGCATGATGGGTGCCGGTCTCTTCTCCCTATTAGGGACTGCTAGTTCACATGCAGACACCCATATTCCTTTGGCTTTTTTACTGGGTGCTATTGCCGCTTCATTTTCGGTCTACTCCTATGCCAAACTAGGCGCTACTTTTCCAAGCAGCGGAGGGCCTGCGACATTTACAGTCATGAGCTTTGGACCAGGAGTCATCTCTGGCGGCCTCAATATTTTTCAATACATTGCCTACTTCATTGCAGCTGCACTTTATGCCGCTGGCTTTGCGGAATACACCAATACCTTGCTAGGTGGATCTTTATCCGCTTTAGAGGTAAAAATGGTTGGCGTAGGAATTGTCATTCTTTGCGCAGGGGTAAATTTATTAGGCACCGATATTGTTGGCACCGCAGAATCACTTGCCATTGGTTTTGTGACTATTGCCCTGCTACTCTTTTCTGCCGAAGGCATTCATGTAGCGAATATTCAGAACTTTGAAATATCCAGTTGGTCTATCAATGGTATTGCTATTGCTACAGGCATCCTCCATATCAACTATCAAGGTTTTGGCGTAGTAACAAATTCTTCCAATGCCATGCAAGAGCCGCAAAAAGAACTACCTTTAGCCATGTTCTCTGCGCTCATTATGGTAACAAGCCTATGTACTAGTCAGCTAGCAGTCATACTCCTTCTTTCGCAGGCACAAATAGTGAAATATAGCGGCCATGTCCTAGCGGATGCTGCGCAAATCGTTGCTGGTAAAACAGGTTTTATCGTCATTGGCACATCCGCTCTCTTGGCTTGCGCTGCCGCTTTAAACGCTACCATTTTTGCAGCATCTAATATCGCTGCTGATATGGCAAAGAAGGGCTCAATCTCTGAAGCTCTAGGCGGTTCCGTTTTAAAACTGAGATGCGAGCCTTGGCAGCATCAGCGTTTATTGTGATTATTTTGGTAATAGCCTTTCCGCTAAATGTCATTGGGAAAATGGCTAGCCTTGCCTTTTTATTGGTGTATGCCGCGGTAACTTATGGACACATTCGAGTGCGCAAGCAAACTGGTGCCAAACTCTGGCCACTTTGGGCGGCTATTATCATCAACCTCAGCTTGTTTATCACTTTATTTACTAACGTCATCGAGGAGACCGCACCAGGAAGTGCAATTGCCTTAGTCAGCGCTCTTATCGGATCTTTTGCTGTAGAAGCAATCGCCCGCAATTACTTTAGAAATAAATTAAAGCCCCATTGAGCGATGTAGGATTTTAGATTTCATTTCTAGCCACAGACTTTCAAAATCTTCCATCTTGCTATCAGACAATTGAATCTTCTCAAAAAGATGTCCAAAAATAATGGTGCTCTTTTTGACCAAGGTTTTGTCAAATTCACTTAAGCCAATGGGTTTATCTTCCATATCTCTTGTGAGCTCGGCTAAGCAAACAATCGCATCCGCATCATCACGATCTATTACTGCAAACTCAATATACTGTTGATTTTTTTCAACGATAACTAAAGTTCCCCGAGCATAACAAACAGCTTCATGCTCTTGAACAATATAGGCAAGAAACTGATTTTTCTCTTCCTCATTTTCCATCGGCAAATCATCGATAAAAAAGAGGTATTGGTCGCCCTCACCATCGACTAAGGTAAATACCTTGGGAACCACGCCATGACCTAAGGCTAGGTTTCGGTAATAAGTAGAAATTTCGACGGCGAGATTTTCAGCAAATAAGTACATGGTGATTCAAAAAGGACTAATTGTTAATGTATTTTTGTAAAAAGCTCAATGTACGGTCCCAGGCAAGCTGAGCCGCTTCAGCGTTGTACCTCAAGGGAGGCAAGCCCACGTACATCGGACTTGGGATTGGCAAAAGCATGTTTGGTGTCATAGCGATGAAATTCGTAATTGACGCCCGCTTCTTTGAGCTTTGCTTCTAACTGGTCTACACCAGCGATTGGAAAAAATTCATCATGGGTAGCCCAGTGCCCAAGCATAGGCTTCGTGATGGCAGATGCATTGACATACTCTAACGGTGGGTTACCGCACCAAACAATCGATCCATCTAACTCTGGGACATTGCATGCTGCAAGAATGGTGAGGGCACCACCCATCCCGCTAATACTGAGGCTATTCCAGAAGAAAGCATTTGCATCGAGCCAATTAAGCTCATAAAGGTTCCGCGAATCTTGCTTTCCACCACCTGACTCACCATGGCCATGGCTGGAATCATTCTCCCTGAAACGAGGATAAAAAATGCCGTTGAATTAATTAGCACCAGCCATAAAGGAGTGACCGGTAAATTGGTGGTCACCAGCAAAGGCACCAAACTAGCAATTGCCAAAATTCTAAAAACCTTCACCTTGCCATGCTGATCTGACATGTGCCCGATAAAGCGAGAGCTCATCAGCGTAGCGATGCCACCACACAAATAGATTAATGAGATATAGGAGTTACTAATACCGACGTTCGATGTGAGGTACAGCGCTATATAAGGAATCACCGAGAAACCGGTAATCATAATGAAGCCCATAAAAATAAAGGCCTTGATATTCTGACGAGCCGTCAGTATCCGAGCGATTTGACTCAATCGACTACCTTCATGGACGTGATTTAGGTGCCCCGCTATCTTTGGAATATTGAGGTAGCCTAAATACAGAATGAGTGCTGAGATGATGGCAATAAAAAAGAACGGCGCCCGCCATCCTAAGGATGGAATATGGTTTGCTAAAAATAGCCCTAATGGCACGCCAGCAACGGTTGAAACTGAAAATGCAGCCATCACTGTTCCTAATGCCTTCCCTCTTCGCTCAAACGGAATGGCGTCAGCCACAATTGTTTGTACCAATGAACCTAAGATGCCACCAAATGCGCCAGCAAAGGCTCGGGCAATAAAGAGTAATTCGTAATTGAGCGCAAAGCCGCAGGCAAGAGTCGCAATAATGAAGCATGCATATAAAGTCAACAGGAGCTGCCTGCGCTCAAAGCGATCTACATAATAAGTAGCCAAAATTCCGGCTGCAACAGCTGCAAAAGTGTAAGAAGAAAGTAATAGGCCAAATTGATGCGTATTGATATTGAGTACCCGAATAAAATCAGGCCCCAAAGGCATCATGATCATGAAATCTAAGATGTGGGTAAATCGAATTCCCGCTAGAGAAAACAAGAAAAAGCGCTCTCGCTTCTTGGTTTCAATGGCATGTGAGATGTTATTCAAGGGCAGCTTTACTTGGGCTAGTCAATATGACATTGTCAACCCTGATGAAGATATTTGCTCATCCAACACCCTTTAAGATCCAGTCAAATCTATGTCGATTACCAATGAATTTATCAGCCAATGCCACTCTAGCTGGCATCCCCCTTCTCCCGCTGATCAGAGACATTCTGTATGGGATTTTAGGTCTTATCCTGGTACTTTTTTCATGGCGGCTAGATCAATTTCATCATCATGCGCTTTGAGAGATTGACCAATCAAAATATCAAGAGCAGACAATATAACCGCGTATTTTTCCACTTTTATGCGTCCTTCTTCTTTATCGCATTAGTCCATATTTCGGAAATTATCATCTGGACCATCTTTATGACTTCACTCAATTTAATTGACAATGGCATAGACGCCATGATGTTCGTGTGAGGAGCTGTTACACCCACGGTGGGATTTGTGCAAGCTATCCTTCCGACAGGCTGGAAAAGTCTTGCCTTCTTTATCTCCTTCTCAAGATTGTTCTCAATAGCATGGACCACATCGGTCATGATTACCATGACTAGCGATTATAAAGCAGCCTGGAACCTCAAACACCATCAGAAAAATCCTAGCGCTGTCTCTTGATGTAGTAGCCATAGACGCACCGATTTCCACCTCTTGATGGATCATGCGTATCGTGAATGACGCCATCCATAATAGCGCAAACATGCTTTGATACTTTGGCAATCAATATGCCATTGGGAAGTTCATTTGGCCGCAAATGCACTTGACATCCTGCTCCTACCTTCATCGTTGGCACCCAGTTAAAGCCAAGACCCAAAATATAATCATGGAATACATTGCGGTGATTACCGTTTCGCGGAGACGAGCCCTTTGCATTCAATCTTTTAGCTAGACGATCATTTCTGAGTTGGGCATAAGTTTCATTGGCGAGTCTGAGATCCTCATAGACTTGCATATAAGGTAAATTTGCAGCAATCGCAATGGACCTCACCATACAATCGCCTGCACCACCTTTAAAACCAGCATCCGCCCTGCCACCATCATTGAACTGAAATGGAAAGCTAGTATGTACTTTAGCGAAGGGGTTTAGAAAGCCGAACATATAAAAGGGAGTAATAAAAAATGGATTTGCTTTTTAGGCAAATCCATTTTATCAGACTGCAAGCCAGATTTAGTTACTGATTATGCGTTGGCTTTCTTGACTTCTAAACGCCATGCATGCAGTAGTGGCTCGGTATAGCCATTTGGCTGCTCAAGACCTTTGAAGATCAAGTCACTAGCTGCTTTATAAGCATACGAGTC
The nucleotide sequence above comes from Polynucleobacter necessarius. Encoded proteins:
- a CDS encoding MFS transporter, whose protein sequence is MNNISHAIETKKRERFFLFSLAGIRFTHILDFMIMMPLGPDFIRVLNINTHQFGLLLSSYTFAAVAAGILATYYVDRFERRQLLLTLYACFIIATLACGFALNYELLFIARAFAGAFGGILGSLVQTIVADAIPFERRGKALGTVMAAFSVSTVAGVPLGLFLANHIPSLGWRAPFFFIAIISALILYLGYLNIPKIAGHLNHVHEGSRLSQIARILTARQNIKAFIFMGFIMITGFSVIPYIALYLTSNVGISNSYISLIYLCGGIATLMSSRFIGHMSDQHGKVKVFRILAIASLVPLLVTTNLPVTPLWLVLINSTAFFILVSGRMIPAMAMVSQVVESKIRGTFMSLIGSMQMLSSGIASVLAGWVVPSPFLQHAMSQS
- a CDS encoding APC family permease, with protein sequence MSNKSKGISLFSATVLGIGGMMGAGLFSLLGTASSHADTHIPLAFLLGAIAASFSVYSYAKLGATFPSSGGPATFTVMSFGPGVISGGLNIFQYIAYFIAAALYAAGFAEYTNTLLGGSLSALEVKMVGVGIVILCAGVNLLGTDIVGTAESLAIGFVTIALLLFSAEGIHVANIQNFEISSWSINGIAIATGILHINYQGFGVVTNSSNAMQEPQKELPLAMFSALIMVTSLCTSQLAVILLLSQAQIVKYSGHVLADAAQIVAGKTGFIVIGTSALLACAAALNATIFAASNIAADMAKKGSISEALGGSVLKLRCEPWQHQRLL
- a CDS encoding amidohydrolase, giving the protein MPVQFYSEGHSKPIASSAEWYALMAKNGITATSEHAYSTNQYKAYAALTSVPDSPLRMHVYHMAVDSDAGVKVTWPDPSMVRKNGIKLWADGSPWVGNVALSFPYLENQRTKDAQMIIGLLGEKGMNYTRLQLDRLLDKFAPMGYQMAFHYNGDVGFDVVLDAYEYALNKYKLIGTDHRWRVEHLGAARGDQFQRAKRLGVTVSLAPFQCIYWGDLLDGTMFTPELGSQWQRVNDAFKADIHPSFHNDGSVSPPDTLRNIQHMVTCTTDSGKVYGANQAVTMEQTLKASTINGAYQLKRDKEIGSLEVGKYVDLVELSADLTTVNPNEIKEKVKIQGT
- a CDS encoding dienelactone hydrolase family protein, which translates into the protein MGGALTILAACNVPELDGSIVWCGNPPLEYVNASAITKPMLGHWATHDEFFPIAGVDQLEAKLKEAGVNYEFHRYDTKHAFANPKSDVRGLASLEVQR